Proteins encoded in a region of the Zea mays cultivar B73 chromosome 4, Zm-B73-REFERENCE-NAM-5.0, whole genome shotgun sequence genome:
- the LOC100276825 gene encoding uncharacterized protein isoform X1, translating into MSGREVREYTNLSDPKDRKFGKGKDKIDDEDITFQRMVAKMQEVAGDRGGYLHGRGALDSDDLLYLKEQMEAEEDAERLLRHTEKRAFAAFKKAAILADSTPAVPVALRVEPKPKSDIRQQDLLKNIVGIKPKRPKVSSPSQPPDSNKPKHTEEDPVGELSPSRNPLGPSHGTVNPDHTAPRLDEPTEVKQQNRAGSLLGLAYESSDEE; encoded by the exons ATGTCCGGGCGCGAGGTCCGCGAGTACACCAATCTCAGCGACCCCAAAG ACAGGAAGTTTGGTAAAGGGAAGGATAAGATCGACGATGAGGACATCACCTTCCAGCGCATGGTTGCAAAG ATGCAAGAGGTTGCTGGTGATAGGGGAGGCTACCTTCACGGACGAGGAG CATTGGACAGCGATGATTTGCTTTACCTGAAAGAGCAAATGGAAGCTGAAGAAGATGCAGAGCGCCTTCTTCGTCATACTGAGAAGCGGGCATTTGCTGCTTTTAAG AAAGCAGCAATTTTAGCTGATTCTACACCTGCTGTCCCTGTGGCTCTTCGTGTTGaacctaaacctaaaagtgataTAAG GCAACAAGATCTTTTGAAGAACATTGTTGGGATCAAACCAAAGCGACCAAAAGTTAGCAGCCCTTCACAGCCACCAGATAGCAATAAGCCTAAACATACGGAAGAAGACCCTGTCGGCGAGTTGTCGCCATCACGGAATCCGTTGGGACCATCTCATGGGACTGTGAATCCTGACCACACAGCGCCAAGGTTAGATGAACCAACAGAGGTGAAGCAACAGAACAGAGCTGGAAGTTTGCTTGGTTTAGCTTATGAGAGTTCGGATGAAGAATAG
- the LOC100276825 gene encoding uncharacterized protein LOC100276825: protein MQEVAGDRGGYLHGRGALDSDDLLYLKEQMEAEEDAERLLRHTEKRAFAAFKKAAILADSTPAVPVALRVEPKPKSDIRQQDLLKNIVGIKPKRPKVSSPSQPPDSNKPKHTEEDPVGELSPSRNPLGPSHGTVNPDHTAPRLDEPTEVKQQNRAGSLLGLAYESSDEE from the exons ATGCAAGAGGTTGCTGGTGATAGGGGAGGCTACCTTCACGGACGAGGAG CATTGGACAGCGATGATTTGCTTTACCTGAAAGAGCAAATGGAAGCTGAAGAAGATGCAGAGCGCCTTCTTCGTCATACTGAGAAGCGGGCATTTGCTGCTTTTAAG AAAGCAGCAATTTTAGCTGATTCTACACCTGCTGTCCCTGTGGCTCTTCGTGTTGaacctaaacctaaaagtgataTAAG GCAACAAGATCTTTTGAAGAACATTGTTGGGATCAAACCAAAGCGACCAAAAGTTAGCAGCCCTTCACAGCCACCAGATAGCAATAAGCCTAAACATACGGAAGAAGACCCTGTCGGCGAGTTGTCGCCATCACGGAATCCGTTGGGACCATCTCATGGGACTGTGAATCCTGACCACACAGCGCCAAGGTTAGATGAACCAACAGAGGTGAAGCAACAGAACAGAGCTGGAAGTTTGCTTGGTTTAGCTTATGAGAGTTCGGATGAAGAATAG
- the LOC100276558 gene encoding uncharacterized protein LOC100276558 isoform 1 (isoform 1 is encoded by transcript variant 1): MQASARLSYSVASRKVIAGVSIAPPRSCYRTSRGKAHAAPLPAQEPPPKGLKRITKQERRVRIVEFVENYRASNEGKFPTVKNICQQIGGGYYAVRELLQEMKYNHAKLPLGNAKAAPLQTTVEVTEHPMPKDEARVVESQGILEVSEHSMAKDDAEVAQPQGTAEVFEHFLSKDEGKVAQCQGTFHFPEHSRPKDDSGKTARHDMDTSETCKTADAPALSDLTENEGILSDQTESEDKPDPGNQQREIEANKFDLKNFEKNLNANDSNASDQSGSDTVNEAKTHARGDNPKLEESANTGLLGSLRSFAYGIRNFWKNM; the protein is encoded by the exons ATGCAGGCATCCGCGCGCCTCTCCTACTCCGTGGCCTCCAGGAAAG TGATCGCGGGTGTCTCTATCGCGCCCCCACGGTCGTGCTATCGGACCTCCCGAGGGAAGGCGCATGCGGCGCCGCTGCCTGCGCAGGAGCCGCCACCGAAGGGGCTGAAGAGGATTACAAAGCAGGAGCGGAGGGTTCGAATAGTGGAATTTGTTGAGAA TTATAGGGCTTCAAACGAAGGCAAGTTTCCTACTGTAAAAAATATCTGTCAGCAAATTGGAGGTGGTTACTATGCAGTGCGTGAGTTACTTCAAGAAATGAAATATAATCATGCAAAATTACCACTGGGTAATGCTAAGGCAGCTCCACTTCAAACAACAGTTGAAGTCACTGAACACCCCATGCCTAAGGATGAAGCTAGAGTGGTTGAAAGTCAAGGAATACTAGAAGTTTCTGAGCACTCCATGGCCAAGGATGATGCTGAAGTGGCTCAACCTCAAGGAACAGCTGAAGTTTTTGAGCACTTCTTATCTAAAGATGAAGGTAAGGTGGCTCAGTGTCAAGGAACGTTTCACTTTCCTGAGCACTCAAGACCTAAGGATGACAGTGGAAAGACTGCTCGACATGATATGGACACTTCAGAAACCTGTAAGACTGCAGATGCCCCAGCTTTATCTGATCTAACAGAGAATGAGGGAATTTTATCTGACCAAACAGAGAGTGAG GACAAACCAGATCCTGGAAATCAGCAAAGAGAAATAGAAGCTAACAAATTTGATTTGAAGAATTTCGAAAAAAATCTGAATGCAAATGATTCAAACGCATCAGATCAAAGTGGAAGTGATACGGTGAATGAGGCAAAGACACATGCCAG GGGAGACAACCCAAAGCTTGAGGAATCCGCGAACACGGGTCTTTTGGGCAGCCTGAGATCTTTTGCTTATGGCATCAGAAACTTCTGGAAAAATATGTAA
- the LOC100276558 gene encoding uncharacterized protein LOC100276558 isoform 2 (isoform 2 is encoded by transcript variant 2) — MQASARLSYSVASRKVIAGVSIAPPRSCYRTSRGKAHAAPLPAQEPPPKGLKRITKQERRVRIVEFVENYRASNEVEVTEHPMPKDEARVVESQGILEVSEHSMAKDDAEVAQPQGTAEVFEHFLSKDEGKVAQCQGTFHFPEHSRPKDDSGKTARHDMDTSETCKTADAPALSDLTENEGILSDQTESEDKPDPGNQQREIEANKFDLKNFEKNLNANDSNASDQSGSDTVNEAKTHARGDNPKLEESANTGLLGSLRSFAYGIRNFWKNM, encoded by the exons ATGCAGGCATCCGCGCGCCTCTCCTACTCCGTGGCCTCCAGGAAAG TGATCGCGGGTGTCTCTATCGCGCCCCCACGGTCGTGCTATCGGACCTCCCGAGGGAAGGCGCATGCGGCGCCGCTGCCTGCGCAGGAGCCGCCACCGAAGGGGCTGAAGAGGATTACAAAGCAGGAGCGGAGGGTTCGAATAGTGGAATTTGTTGAGAA TTATAGGGCTTCAAACGAAG TTGAAGTCACTGAACACCCCATGCCTAAGGATGAAGCTAGAGTGGTTGAAAGTCAAGGAATACTAGAAGTTTCTGAGCACTCCATGGCCAAGGATGATGCTGAAGTGGCTCAACCTCAAGGAACAGCTGAAGTTTTTGAGCACTTCTTATCTAAAGATGAAGGTAAGGTGGCTCAGTGTCAAGGAACGTTTCACTTTCCTGAGCACTCAAGACCTAAGGATGACAGTGGAAAGACTGCTCGACATGATATGGACACTTCAGAAACCTGTAAGACTGCAGATGCCCCAGCTTTATCTGATCTAACAGAGAATGAGGGAATTTTATCTGACCAAACAGAGAGTGAG GACAAACCAGATCCTGGAAATCAGCAAAGAGAAATAGAAGCTAACAAATTTGATTTGAAGAATTTCGAAAAAAATCTGAATGCAAATGATTCAAACGCATCAGATCAAAGTGGAAGTGATACGGTGAATGAGGCAAAGACACATGCCAG GGGAGACAACCCAAAGCTTGAGGAATCCGCGAACACGGGTCTTTTGGGCAGCCTGAGATCTTTTGCTTATGGCATCAGAAACTTCTGGAAAAATATGTAA